Proteins encoded within one genomic window of Anopheles gambiae chromosome 3, idAnoGambNW_F1_1, whole genome shotgun sequence:
- the LOC1280776 gene encoding oxysterol-binding protein-related protein 11, protein MESNLNKVLSMNRQQLSGQLYKYTNVMKGWQYRWFSVDAQGGLLSYYLCEPAGEDSSSSSHIVGSTPRGQVHLAGAVICPSDEDSKTFTVNCASGDMLKLRAVDARARQEWVDGLRAVVESHSNSTGTALPPRDQLAAHDAFGAARQQLQQTELSNAALARAIENLAGPLSNTDPDLLMVKALSAASTHCLLQCLGLLQRHQELVPDPRLEQSF, encoded by the exons ATGGAATCCAATCTAAACAAGGTGTTGAGCATGAATCGGCAGCAACTCAGCGGTCAGCTGTACAAGTACACCAACGTGATGAAAG GCTGGCAGTATCGGTGGTTTAGTGTCGATGCGCAGGGCGGCCTGCTCAGCTACTACCTGTGCGAACCGGCCGGGGAAGACTCGAGCTCCTCGTCCCACATCGTCGGCAGTACGCCCCGCGGCCAGGTTCATCTAGCCGGAGCGGTGATCTGTCCGAGCGATGAAGATTCGAAAACGTTCACCGTGAATTGCGCCTCGGGCGACATGCTGAAACTGCGCGCGGTTGATGCACGCGCTCGCCAGGAGTGGGTCGACGGGTTGCGGGCCGTCGTGGAGAGTCATTCGAACTCCACCGGTACGGCACTGCCGCCGCGTGATCAGCTGGCCGCGCACGATGCGTTCGGTGCGGCcaggcagcagctgcagcagacgGAGCTCAGCAATGCCGCGCTGGCCCGGGCGATCGAGAATTTGGCCGGTCCGCTCTCGAACACCGATCCGGATCTGCTGATGGTGAAGGCACTGTCCGCTGCCAGCACGCACTGTTTGCTGCAGTGTTTGGGGCTGCTACAAAGGCACCAGGAGCTGGTGCCCGATCCGCGCCTCGAGCAAAGCTTCTAG
- the LOC1280775 gene encoding RNA-binding protein 28, with protein MALAQAHKAKKFSINELRRRSRSYFHRQCRIIVRNLSYKITEKKLRKEFEQFGKLEEVNILKREDGKMVGCAFLQFSQREESDKAIDEMDGHVYMGRKIGVQYAKDKSDYSRVKQEKIKEEDAIKLEDDEDVEIKQEDEDDDEEDDAEDDEEDDEMDDEDDEDDDEDDGDDDEFDDDEEDFDDEEDEDEEDEDKKPSKLLKAKIKQENRNEVEEGREVFVKNLPYDVEANELKEIMSQFGIVEKVLINRERISGHSKGTAFVIFKLKDSAQLSCRQSLKLKVHDQYAEIMPALRKKDILDREKAKQEKRAKDSRNLYLLKEGLIMAGSPAAKGVSQSDMSQRLRLEQRSNEILKNFNRFVARDRLTIHNIPQSYTNEDLRKMIINFTSYRPRECRVMRDNRPSFGSAAGRSRGYGFVSFPKHEIALDVLRKLNNNPSVFGKNSRPIVSFSIEDRNVYNIRQKRLEKSRANNPTYQKKIQELQEKKAKRSQSRKETKRQTLEKLAVAPTALLQKLNPNAKPVALVPKKKQRKRDLEQMVTPFSGELSKEGKAGLRSNRKITYQADAHLQRIKEERKEGKKLRRKQEAARNRIAKQGNKRVKQKMNVNELKKEDAFFNEAIGKYKNMISQATKQPVRKKKWYSE; from the coding sequence ATGGCTCTAGCACAGGCCCACAAGGCCAAAAAATTCAGCATAAATGAATTACGCAGGCGAAGCCGCTCGTACTTTCACCGGCAATGCCGCATCATCGTGCGAAACCTTTCATACAAAATCACCGAAAAGAAGCTGCGCAAGGAATTCGAACAGTTCGGCAAACTGGAGGAAGTGAATATCCTTAAGCGGGAAGATGGCAAGATGGTCGGTTGTGCGTTTCTGCAGTTTTCCCAGCGCGAAGAATCGGATAAAGCGATCGACGAGATGGACGGGCATGTTTACATGGGAAGAAAGATAGGGGTGCAGTATGCAAAAGATAAATCGGACTATTCCAGGGTGAAGCAGGAGAAAATCAAAGAGGAAGATGCCATCAAACTCGAAGACGATGAAGATGTTGAAATCAAGCAGGAGGATGAGgatgacgacgaggaggatgaTGCtgaggacgacgaggaggacgacgaaatggacgatgaggatgatgaggatgatgatgaagatgatgggGATGACGACGAattcgatgatgatgaggaagaTTTCGATGATGAAGAGGATGAAGATGAGGAAGATGAAGACAAAAAGCCATCGAAGCTACTGAAAGCTAAGATTAAACAGGAGAATCGCAATGAAGTGGAAGAAGGCCGCGAAGTGTTCGTAAAGAACCTTCCCTACGATGTGGAAGCGAACGAGCTGAAGGAAATCATGTCCCAGTTTGGCATAGTGGAGAAGGTGTTGATCAACCGGGAACGTATATCAGGCCACTCGAAGGGTACGGCGTTTGTAATCTTTAAGCTGAAAGACTCGGCACAGCTAAGCTGCCGACAAAGTCTGAAGCTGAAGGTGCACGATCAGTACGCCGAAATCATGCCCGCGCTGCGCAAGAAGGACATCCTGGATCGGGAGAAGGCAAAGCAGGAGAAGCGTGCGAAAGATTCGCGCAATCTGTACCTTCTGAAGGAAGGCCTGATAATGGCCGGTTCGCCGGCGGCAAAGGGCGTGTCACAGTCCGATATGTCGCAACGGTTGCGCCTGGAACAGCGCAGCAATGAAATCCTCAAGAACTTCAACCGGTTCGTCGCACGCGACCGGCTAACCATTCACAACATCCCGCAAAGCTACACGAACGAAGATCTGCGCAAGATGATCATCAACTTCACCTCCTACAGGCCCCGCGAGTGTCGCGTGATGCGAGACAACCGTCCATCGTTTGGCAGCGCAGCGGGACGGTCGCGCGGCTAtgggttcgtttcgtttccaaAGCACGAAATAGCGCTGGACGTGCTGCGGAAGCTCAACAACAACCCGTCAGTGTTTGGCAAGAACAGTCGGCCGATCGTGTCGTTCAGCATCGAGGACCGAAACGTGTACAACATACGGCAAAAGCGGTTGGAAAAATCGCGCGCAAACAATCCTACCTACCAGAAGAAGATACAGGAGCTGCAGGAGAAGAAGGCAAAACGGTCGCAGAGCAGAAAGGAAACGAAGCGGCAAACGCTGGAAAAGCTGGCCGTGGCGCCGACAGCCCTGCTGCAAAAGCTGAATCCGAACGCGAAACCGGTCGCGCTGGTaccgaagaagaagcagcgcAAGCGCGACCTCGAACAGATGGTGACGCCGTTCTCGGGCGAGCTGTCGAAGGAGGGCAAAGCGGGGCTGCGCTCGAACCGCAAGATTACGTACCAGGCCGATGCGCACCTGCAGCGCATCAAGGAGGAGCGCAAGGAGGGCAAGAAATTGCGGCGCAAGCAGGAGGCAGCGCGTAATCGCATTGCGAAGCAGGGCAATAAGAGAGTGAAGCAGAAAATGAACGTAAATGAGCTGAAGAAGGAAGACGCCTTCTTTAACGAGGCCATCGGCAAGTACAAAAATATGATCAGCCAGGCGACGAAACAGCCGGTACGCAAGAAGAAATGGTACAGCGAGTGA
- the LOC4577804 gene encoding tRNA-splicing endonuclease subunit Sen34 encodes MSRIVVNFMHGRGLIFNAEDYLKLRFEYRIVGNLIGVPVSHPRNVNQQGMPVALSAYEVKLLLDKEIITLVDKTGALQRIPSDEQSQQYGAMVEQQKQEMHMPVVEKRLEAFRKHMPRIIEGKRRKLLKSGVKEEDIHLDPEQLLDQEKKRIMQEKFDQMVQIPLKYPLTLEFSECSIALSAQEDVKYRVFKSLWQQGGFITTGDAFGCDFLLYPGDPMCFHASHTVHVLAGGVSQKLDAKYLIRICRLSVVVNKLCVIAYVDESSDEVHFETLEWEGNVTNKGDTF; translated from the exons ATGAGCCGGATCGTAGTGAACTTTATGCACGGACGggggttaatttttaatgccGAAG ACTATCTGAAGCTCCGGTTCGAATATCGAATAGTTGGCAATCTAATTGGCGTTCCCGTCTCCCACCCAAGAAATGTGAACCAGCAAGGAATGCCGGTCGCCCTATCGGCGTATGAAGTGAAGCTGCTTCTAGACAAGGAAATAATAACTTTGGTGGATAAAACTGGCGCTTTACAACGGATTCCTTCCGACGAGCAGTCGCAGCAGTATGGCGCGATGGTTGAGCAACAGAAGCAAGAAATGCATATGCCCGTGGTCGAGAAAAGGCTTGAAGCGTTTCGAAAACACATGCCAAGAATCATTGAAGGCAAGCGCCGGAAGCTATTGAAGTCGGGAGTAAAAGAAGAAG ATATCCATCTCGATCCTGAGCAGCTGCTCgatcaagaaaagaaaaggataaTGCAGGAAAAGTTCGATCAAATGGTACAGATTCCATTAAAGTACCCTCTCACACTTG AATTTTCCGAATGCTCGATCGCCTTGAGCGCCCAAGAGGATGTAAAGTATCGCGTCTTTAAATCGCTCTGGCAACAGGGAGGCTTCATCACAACAGGAGATGCATTCGGATGCGACTTTCTGCTCTATCCAGGCGATCCGATGTGTTTCCACGCGTCACACACGGTGCACGTGCTGGCGGGAGGCGTTTCTCAAAAGCTAGACGCAAAGTACCTGATCCGGATCTGTCGACTATCGGTGGTAGTGAATAAGCTGTGCGTTATCGCCTACGTCGACGAGTCGAGCGACGAGGTGCACTTTGAAACTCTCGAATGGGAAGGTAACGTTACGAATAAAGGAGACACGTTTTGA
- the LOC1280773 gene encoding small ribosomal subunit protein uS2m: protein MLLRRIVAAGKLNLPRSMATVTMPEQQLVAPEKGSDVLSHPDYFGVHKLFTVEDLFKARVHFGHKEGTLNDNMKGYLYGSRLGHCIIDLDKTVDYLRAALNVAAHIAYRDGIILFFNRNALNAHRVEQTAKECGEFAHTRYWRGGVFTNAKVQFGAVTRLPDLCIFFNTMNNVLDMHTAVRDAAKMNIPTIGIVDTNCNPNLITYPVPGNDDSPAAIELYCKLFKNAILLGKEKRKAHLASEAQ, encoded by the exons ATGCTTCTGCGTAGGATTGTTGCTGCCGGCAAGCTGA atttACCGCGGTCAATGGCCACAGTCACAATGCCTGAGCAGCAATTGGTAGCGCCTGAAAAAG GTTCCGACGTGCTAAGCCATCCGGACTACTTCGGCGTGCACAAGCTGTTCACCGTGGAAGATTTGTTCAAGGCACGGGTCCATTTCGGCCACAAGGAGGGCACACTGAACGACAACATGAAGGGTTACCTGTACGGTAGCCGGCTGGGGCATTGCATTATCGATCTGGATAAGACGGTGGATTATTTGCGCGCGGCGCTAAACGTTGCCGCCCACATTGCGTACCGGGACGGGATCATACTGTTCTTCAATCGAAACGCACTGAACGCGCACAGGGTAGAGCAAACGGCGAAGGAGTGCGGGGAGTTCGCCCACACGCGCTACTGGCGGGGCGGTGTGTTCACCAACGCTAAGGTGCAGTTCGGGGCGGTCACCCGGCTGCCGGATTTGTGCATATTTTTCAACACCATGAACAACGTGCTGGACATGCATACGGCCGTGCGCGATGCGGCCAAGATGAATATTCCGACGATCGGCATCGTCGATACGAACTGCAATCCCAACCTGATCACTTACCCGGTGCCCGGCAATGACGATAGCCCGGCCGCGATCGAGCTGTACTGCAAGCTGTTCAAGAATGCCATCCTTCTGGGGAAGGAGAAACGAAAGGCTCATCTCGCAAGTGAAGCACAGTGA
- the LOC1280772 gene encoding nucleoporin Nup37 — protein sequence MDTKGSPPTHSISLPEQIITFELSSYEWSQNLVCIALMDKLILGSVRFPEESENECFEWNQLKEIHHKSRPHSVAFAPETSLAVVPKKVVLASAGSDYKIRIFQSDLDQSDTVQLLEGHSSYVNHVSWDPDGEFLASCSDDNSCVLWKCKEDYSQGPSFFFGSAVQSAKWHPEESGHLLIAEKCGAIHLYKVHMKTSMLSVETDTNPLSYADWSLANAAYVAAMARGCIFSWDLKNASWPIENKPMHDECGHIVKFSPHSESVVASIGRPNATLKVIHLKNKLPQIEAKLLLYGGLCWHYQLPYVVAASDRKLCFWKVSI from the exons ATGGACACGAAAGGATCGCCCCCAACGCACAGCATCTCGCTGCCGGAGCAAATCATCACGTTCGAACTGTCGTCCTACGAATGGTCACAAAATCTGGTCTGCATCGCGCTGATGGACAAGCTGATCCTTGGCAGTGTGCGCTTTCCG GAAGAAAGCGAAAATGAGTGCTTCGAGTGGAATCAGCTGAAAGAAATCCACCACAAAAGCCGACCACATTCCGTGGCGTTTGCGCCCGAAACGTCACTCGCCGTCGTGCCGAAGAAGGTGGTATTAGCGAGCGCCGGGTCGGACTACAAAATCCGCATCTTCCAAAGCGACCTCGACCAGAGCGACACCGTGCAGCTGCTGGAGGGCCACAGCTCGTACGTCAACCACGTGAGCTGGGATCCGGACGGGGAGTTTTTGGCCTCGTGCAGCGACGACAACAGTTGCGTGCTGTGGAAGTGCAAGGAGGACTACAGCCAGGGGCCCAGCTTTTTCTTCGGCTCGGCCGTGCAATCGGCCAAATGGCACCCGGAGGAGTCGGGCCATCTGCTGATTGCGGAAAAGTGCGGCGCCATACACCTGTACAAGGTGCATATGAAGACGTCGATGCTGTCGGTCGAAACGGACACGAACCCACTGAGCTACGCGGACTGGAGCCTGGCGAACGCGGCGTACGTTGCAGCGATGGCACGCGGTTGCATCTTCTCTTGGGATCTGAAAAATGCCAGCTGGCCGATCGAGAACAAACCGATGCACGACGAGTGCGGTCATATTGTGAAATTTTCGCCCCACTCGGAGAGCGTTGTGGCCAGCATTGGGCGGCCGAACGCGACGCTGAAGGTTATCCACTTGAAGAACAAACTGCCACAAATCGAGGCGAAGCTGTTGCTGTACGGAGGGCTCTGCTGGCATTACCAGCTACCGTACGTTGTGGCGGCCTCCGATCGTAAACTTTGCTTCTGGAAGGTTTCGatttga
- the LOC1280771 gene encoding exportin-5 has protein sequence MEMAHDVVELANELARAVKITMDPEATQQARMDAYVACERFKDISPLCAQAGLSLVTGAYPPIVRHFGLQLMEHTVKFNWNSISQQEKIFIKENAMKLLQAGVGEAQDQSLAHIKDGVSRIIVEMIKREWPQQWTTLLVELSDACSQGMAQTELVLLVFLRLVEDVALLQTIESNQRRKDIYQALTVNMSEIFTFFLRLIELHVGEFRSATTGGDEHKAHGHSRVVQVALQTLTGFVEWVSINHIMAANGRLLQILCILLTDVEFQQPAAECLGQITNRRGQLKDRKPLLLLFEDAPVEHYYQAATQNERLETEAYYLFLKKLAQVLTGLASQLTALWGKEECQPIKPHCLATFLGTVLIFTRHASYSLAHPAALIWTTLLKHEQISKEHLVLEYIPKVIEVIGPKIIKVNYPVRRWTGITMHPQTFASLDYDAEEEWLVFFFRCRTDFLEIFRQATLIAPLVTFSYCEHWLNAMLAKTASCDRSATACSVTDPLYLEWDALTNALDGVLSRILMVTERPSVSAGLRLLEECLKVESNDPLVLSVMLSCISSLFVFLSMSSCQITAANCVAMTGVQLLPRVLEKIFASLVFQELGETRHTRTVAVKNLRRHAAALMVKIAHKYPLLLLPIFDQINTSVKNLIVQPERLSKVEQVTLLEALLLISNHFCDFERQSGFVAEVIRDGVSIWGGLLVPVVKNAHTFIEYVGLNRPAIEPFATTVEDPYNVNRRQLTYALNLVLGVIKRCSWPDDPDRCSRGGFVVALTESGNPICRNPATSHVVPLLPHILSLMRCLNELWKPDALQSFSDSFRNANGMQESEKKQLLGVSPVLQDPLDPSQKLPPTAFGRMQTFLAGIFEHCYHMMGSAGPSLGRDLYALPGIANAIVGSVFASLEYVPDFRLRTIVRVFLKPFIYSCPPVFHEAVLLPIFAHFVPFMLTRLTARWHYITALYESGELGEDVNDTQEVLEDMLNRTLTREYIDVLKVALVGSTIDPTANSTSDATMAGGMDQDDQSMDGTPQALTRAAQSAMTSEVISDLGGKLLRNQYTSNPIVMTVLSVLSWNDSNSSLKATLLSGPIIRFLAAEQLITEALASNIIIAVLKALQLHGQHESNQTSLITLGVQAYEILRPKFPNILEVLQQIPNVSAGDIQKLDEKISSGSTKGNKIDKAKKDLFKKITTNIIGRNIGQHGRKEVKILNLQPIVPPPNNHRPNAFNLIESNQETGLAHLFTNRS, from the exons ATGGAGATGGCTCACGATGTGGTGGAACTCGCCAACGAGCTGGCTCGTGCCGTGAAGATAACGATGGATCCGGAAGCAACACAGCAGGCAAGGATGGACGCGTACGTAGCATGTGAACG CTTCAAAGACATATCACCACTGTGTGCACAGGCGGGTCTTTCGCTGGTGACCGGCGCCTATCCCCCGATCGTGCGCCACTTCGGGCTGCAGCTGATGGAACACACGGTCAAGTTTAACTGGAACAGCATCTCGCAGCAGGAGAAAATATTCATCAAGGAAAACGCGATGAAGCTGCTGCAGGCCGGCGTCGGCGAGGCGCAGGACCAGAGCCTGGCCCACATCAAGGACGGCGTGTCGCGCATCATCGTCGAGATGATCAAGCGCGAGTGGCCCCAGCAGTGGACGACGCTGCTGGTCGAGCTGAGCGACGCCTGCTCGCAGGGCATGGCCCAGACCGAGCTGGTGCTGCTCGTGTTTCTCCGGCTCGTCGAGGACGTGGCGCTGCTGCAGACGATCGAGTCGAACCAGCGGCGGAAGGACATCTACCAGGCGCTCACCGTGAACATGTCGGAGATCTTCACCTTCTTCCTGCGCCTGATCGAGCTGCACGTGGGCGAGTTCCGCAGCGCCACTACCGGCGGTGACGAGCACAAAGCGCACGGCCACAGCCGGGTGGTTCAGGTGGCACTGCAGACGCTGACCGGCTTTGTGGAGTGGGTTTCGATCAACCACATCATGGCGGCCAACGGCCGGCTGCTGCAAATCCTGTGCATCCTGCTGACGGACGTCGAGTTCCAGCAGCCGGCGGCGGAATGCTTGGGCCAGATTACGAACCGGCGCGGCCAGCTGAAGGACCGCaaaccgctgctgctgctgttcgaggATGCGCCGGTCGAGCACTACTACCAGGCGGCCACCCAGAACGAGCGGCTCGAGACGGAGGCGTACTATCTGTTTCTGAAAAAGCTCGCCCAGGTGCTGACGGGGCTTGCCTCCCAGCTGACCGCCCTGTGGGGCAAGGAGGAGTGCCAGCCGATCAAACCCCACTGCCTGGCGACCTTCCTCGGCACGGTGCTGATCTTTACGCGCCACGCCAGCTACAGTCTCGCGCACCCGGCCGCCCTGATCTGGACGACGCTGCTGAAGCACGAGCAAATCTCGAAGGAGCATCTCGTGCTCGAGTACATTCCAAAGGTGATCGAGGTGATTGGGCCGAAAATCATCAAGGTGAACTATCCGGTGCGGCGCTGGACGGGCATCACGATGCACCCGCAAACGTTCGCCAGCCTCGACTACGACGCGGAGGAAGAGTGGctggtgtttttctttcgctgcCGGACGGACTTTTTGGAGATCTTTCGTCAGGCCACGCTGATCGCACCGCTCGTGACGTTCTCGTACTGCGAGCACTGGCTGAACGCGATGCTCGCCAAGACGGCTAGCTGCGACCGGAGTGCCACGGCCTGCAGCGTCACCGACCCGCTCTACCTCGAGTGGGACGCCCTCACCAACGCGCTGGACGGTGTGCTGTCGCGCATCCTGATGGTGACCGAGCGGCCGTCCGTCTCGGCCGGGCTGCGCCTGCTCGAGGAGTGCCTCAAGGTGGAGTCGAACGATCCGCTCGTCCTGTCCGTGATGCTGTCCTGCATCTCCTCGCTGTTCGTGTTTCTCAGCATGTCCTCCTGCCAGATTACGGCCGCGAACTGTGTGGCCATGACGGGGGTGCAGCTGTTGCCGCGCGTGCTCGAGAAGATTTTCGCCTCGCTCGTGTTCCAGGAGCTGGGCGAAACGCGGCACACGcgcacggtggcggtgaagaacTTGCGGCGCCATGCGGCCGCCCTGATGGTGAAGATTGCGCACAAGtacccgctgctgctgctgcccatcTTCGACCAGATCAACACGAGCGTGAAAAACCTAATCGTGCAGCCGGAGCGGCTGAGCAAGGTGGAGCAGGTGACGCTGCTCGAGGCGCTGTTGCTCATCTCGAAccacttctgcgactttgaGCGCCAGAGCGGCTTCGTGGCGGAAGTCATCCGGGATGGGGTGTCGATCTGGGGCGGGCTGCTGGTGCCGGTGGTGAAAAACGCGCACACCTTCATCGAGTACGTGGGGCTGAACCGGCCGGCGATCGAACCGTTCGCGACCACGGTCGAGGATCCGTACAACGTCAATCGGCGGCAGCTGACGTACGCGCTCAACCTGGTGCTGGGCGTTATTAAGCGCTGCTCCTGGCCGGACGATCCCGATCGCTGCTCGCGCGGCGGATTCGTGGTCGCGCTCACCGAGTCCGGCAATCCGATCTGTCGCAATCCGGCCACCTCGCACGTGGTCCCACTGTTACCGCACATCCTGTCGCTGATGCGCTGCCTCAACGAGCTGTGGAAGCCGGACGCGCTGCAATCGTTCTCCGACTCGTTCCGCAACGCGAACGGTATGCaggagagcgagaaaaagcaGCTGCTCGGCGTGTCGCCGGTGTTGCAGGATCCGCTCGATCCGTCGCAAAAGCTGCCCCCGACCGCGTTCGGGCGTATGCAAACGTTTCTGGCGGGCATTTTCGAGCACTGTTACCACATGATGGGTTCGGCCGGACCGTCGCTGGGGCGTGATCTGTACGCACTGCCCGGCATTGCGAACGCAATCGTGGGGAGTGTGTTTGCGAGTCTCGAGTATGTGCCCGACTTTCGCCTTCGGACGATCGTGCGCGTATTTCTGAAGCCATTCATCTACTCCTGCCCACCGGTGTTCCATGAAGCAGTCCTTTTGCCAATCTTTGCCCACTTTGTTCCATTCA TGCTGACAAGACTGACTGCTCGCTGGCACTACATAACGGCGCTGTATGAATCCGGCGAACTGGGCGAGGACGTGAACGACACCCAGGAGGTGCTGGAGGATATGCTCAACCGTACGCTGACCCGCGAGTACATCGACGTGCTGAAGGTGGCGCTCGTCGGCAGCACCATCGATCCGACGGCCAACTCGACCAGCGACGCAACGATGGCCGGCGGCATGGATCAGGACGATCAGAGTATGGACGGTACGCCGCAGGCACTGACGCGCGCCGCCCAATCGGCCATGACGTCGGAGGTGATCAGCGATCTGGGCGGCAAGCTGCTGCGCAATCAGTACACCAGCAACCCGATCGTCATGACGGTGCTAAG CGTACTTTCGTGGAATGACAGCAACTCCAGCCTGAAGGCGACACTGCTCAGCGGTCCAATCATCCGTTTCCTAGCAGCGGAACAGTTAATCACGGAAGCGCTGGCCTCTAACATTATCATCGCGGTGTTGAAGGCCCTGCAGCTGCACGGTCAGCACGAATCGAATCAG ACGTCACTCATTACGCTCGGCGTGCAAGCGTACGAAATACTGCGCCCCAAGTTCCCGAACATACTCGAGGTGCTGCAGCAGATCCCGAACGTGAGCGCCGGCGACATACAGAAGCTGGACGAGAAGATATCGTCCGGCAGCACCAAGGGCAACAAGATCGACAAGGCCAAGAAGGACCTGTTCAAGAAGATTACCACCAACATTATCGGGCGCAACATTGGCCAGCACGGTCGGAAGGAGGTGAAGATACTGAACCTGCAGCCGATCGTGCCGCCGCCCAACAATCATCGCCCGAACGCATTTAATCTGATCGAAAGCAACCAGGAAACGGGACTGGCGCATTTATTCACCAACCGCAGCTAG
- the LOC1280770 gene encoding U6 small nuclear RNA (adenine-(43)-N(6))-methyltransferase — protein sequence MAVNEFMHPRNRYRQRPNFQQLVKQYPELSDVASVDLAGKVRLDYRNKRAVHLLSKCLLLRDFGLKLELPPDKLVPTLPLRLNYIHWLEDIGTVARWEQERKQPVRGIDIGCGASCIYPLLAVVQSNKRWHMVAIEKAQDSVESAKANVARNELQSCIEVKSQKLEGSTILLDVLEDFHNERFDFCMCNPPFYDSGAKELKPQDRTGKRREPSNASTGSLEELCTEGGEVKFIGQIIEESLLLKDRIAVYTTMIGHKKSYEEVLRILKHASVHNVTASRFCQGNTTRWAVAWSFDDTVLLSLVPNSHTANGNGNNPSPGKKKPIGKPVACRIFALEEMDSMQGVRNYLTAQLRSIEIDVRTVLDSSSKGEEMVLELTARENTWSHQRRKRRAAQIPSPDKTHVIPSQNGNGTEVCQENNNYKKRPRLEMDLSDTCSQQADDRKDEQPYVRAAVHIQRKDDGYYVALQYVAGVAGKDAVNQILQYLKNTIKANPIPDTTEDGGKEDTKC from the exons ATGGCCGTGAACGAATTTATGCACCCGAGAAACCGGTATCGACAGCGGCCAAACTTTCAGCAGCTCGTTAAGCAATACCCCGAGCTGAGCGATGTGGCGAGTGTG GACTTGGCGGGAAAGGTGAGGCTCGACTATCGTAACAAGCGCGCGGTACACCTGCTATCAAAGTGTTTGCTGTTGCGTGATTTCGGCCTCAAGCTGGAGCTACCACCGGACAAGCTGGTGCCGACGCTTCCCCTCCGGCTGAACTACATCCACTGGCTGGAAGATATCGGCACCGTGGCTCGATGGGAGCAGGAGCGGAAGCAACCCGTCCGCGGCATCGATATAGGCTGCGGGGCGTCCTGCATCTATCCGCTGCTGGCGGTGGTACAGTCCAACAAACGCTGGCACATGGTCGCGATCGAAAAGGCGCAGGACAGCGTGGAAAGCGCCAAAGCGAACGTCGCCCGGAACGAGCTGCAAAGCTGCATCGAGGTGAAATCACAAAAGCTAGAAGGAAGTACCATTCTGCTAGACGTGCTAGAGGATTTTCATAACGAGCGGTTCGACTTCTGCATGTGCAATCCACCGTTCTACGACAGCGGTGCGAAAGAGCTGAAACCGCAGGATCGGACGGGAAAGCGCCGGGAACCGTCGAACGCCAGCACCGGTTCGCTCGAGGAGCTCTGTACGGAGGGAGGGGAGGTTAAGTTTATAGGTCAAATTATAGAGGAAAGTCTGCTGCTGAAGGACCGCATCGCGGTGTACACGACGATGATTGGCCACAAGAAGAGCTACGAGGAGGTATTACGCATTCTTAAGCACGCTTCCGTACACAACGTTACCGCGAGCCGATTTTGTCAGGGCAATACGACCCGTTGGGCCGTAGCGTGGAGCTTCGACGACACGGTTCTGCTATCTCTCGTTCCCAACAGTCACACGGCGAATGGGAATGGCAATAATCCATCGCCAGGAAAGAAGAAACCCATCGGCAAACCGGTGGCATGCCGGATCTTTGCGCTGGAAGAAATGGACTCAATGCAAGGCGTGCGAAATTACCTCACCGCGCAACTGCGCTCGATCGAGATCGATGTGCGAACGGTGCTAGATTCCAGCAGCAAGGGGGAAGAGATGGTACTCGAGCTTACGGCACGGGAAAACACCTGGTCGCATCAGAGGAGAAAGCGACGTGCCGCCCAGATACCGAGCCCAGACAAGACGCACGTGATTCCATCGCAAAATGGAAATGGTACGGAAGTGTGCCAGGagaataataattacaaaaaacgGCCAAGACTTGAGATGGACCTGAGTGATACCTGTTCCCAGCAAGCGGACGATCGTAAGGATGAACAACCCTATGTGAGGGCCGCAGTACACATCCAACGGAAGGACGACGGTTATTATGTAGCGCTACAGTATGTGGCAGGAGTAGCCGGCAAGGATGCTGTTAATCAGATTCTCCAGTACCTAAAAAATACTATTAAAGCGAACCCGATTCCGGATACCACAGAGGACGGTGGTAAAGAAGACACCAAGTGTTGA